In Chitinophaga sp. H8, the sequence CATGAATGCGTGATTAATATAGTCGCGCGAAACTTTCAGCACACTCCCTAAGGTTTCCAGTGCTAAAGGTGCTTGCTGTATATTTTGTGAATACGCCTGACTTACGGCCAGGATGGTTAGCATTACAATAGTGCCGGTAATCGAGAGGGATGCTGCCAGGATCCTGCAGCTTAAAAAACCAGCAGCCAGGCTGTTGCCAAACCTTTTAATTGTGGGATAGAGTAAGATGGCAACGCCTATATAAGTCAGCGACATCATCAATTGAAAAACAGCCGCAAGTATTACCTGATTGGATGCTTTAGCTGCGGATGTTAAATAATCAGGAGCATCAATAGCGGGTGCAACACTGAAGATCCCCGTTACCATTCCTGCCAATAGGAGTATTCCAGCTAATCTGATCGCTTTATGAGCATCCATAAGTGGTCTTTTTGATACAATACAGATCGTTCATCGATCCTGCCGTAAAACTACCACCGGCATTTATTCGGGAATTGTAAAAAATGGACATTCTTAGTGTTGTGCTTCGCCCAGTTTCCAGAAATCTCCGGGAGCAAATCCTGTAAAGGATTTAAATTCATGAATAAAGTGTGCCTGGTCATAATAGTCATGTGCGTAGGCAGTCTCCGTCAGGTTGGCTGTATGGGGGTAGGTTTGGATCACTGATTCGAAGCGGATGATCCTGGAGTACGTTTTGGGGTTAAATCCTGAAAAGG encodes:
- a CDS encoding DUF4386 domain-containing protein → MDAHKAIRLAGILLLAGMVTGIFSVAPAIDAPDYLTSAAKASNQVILAAVFQLMMSLTYIGVAILLYPTIKRFGNSLAAGFLSCRILAASLSITGTIVMLTILAVSQAYSQNIQQAPLALETLGSVLKVSRDYINHAFMVIVLCTGNCLFYILCFRAKLIPRWLSVWGMAGAFLSMSASILLLFQKVDVITYAYLSLNAPTAIQEVVLGIWLIIKGLGKRELLP